The genomic stretch CTTTCTCCATGAGCAATCGGGCTTCCCACGAAAAGTCATGAGAGAATGATTCCCCTCGTTTGTAGGCGGCCTCGCTGACAATGTTCAGGCCGTGGCGCCTCAAGGCACGTCTGACCCCATCCCATCCGGTGCGGCCATAGGCGTCGTTCTGGTAAAAGACGGCGATTCGCTTTCGTCCGACACTGACCAGATTGTCCACAAGTCCGGCTGTCTCATCGAAATAGGAGGCACGTAGATTATACACGAACTGGCCGAAAGGCGGAGTCCGATGCGGTTGTGCGCCGGTTAGCGGGAAGAGCAGAAAAACATCATCATCAACAAACCGCTGGAGCAGGGGAAGAATGTGGTTGGTTGTTGGTGTCCCAACGTAGCTGAACAGCGCAAAAACATCATCTTTGATGAATTGCAGGGTGTTTTGAAAACAGGGAGCCGGATTGTAGCCGTCGTTGGCAGGAACTACCCGTATGGTTCGGCCGTGAACTCCGCCATTGGCGTTGACATGATCGAAATAGGCCATGAATCCACGGTAAAACTCGATTCCCATCTCCCCGTTGGCACCGGTAAAGGCAGCGGACATGCCAAATACCAGCTCCTTGTCCGGCTTCGCGTGTCCGGTGTGGGCTGGTAGAAGAAAGGAGATCGATAAGAGGATGAACAACCATAGTTTTGACACAGAAATACAATGCCATTCCTCAAATAAAAAAGCAATTGTTCATACAGAATTTTTGATCAACCGCGTGAAAAAGCAGAGATCAATTTCGGTGAAAGAGGACGGTGATAAAAGAAGAGGAAGGGCGTGGAGGTCAGGATGCGTCGATGAATTCGCAGTCCATGGCCCCATCGTCGGAGATGGTAACGATGGCGAGAGAGCGGGATTCTCCGAGCGAGCCGGGGTTCAGCAACTGAACGCCCTCAATGACGGACCAGTCCTGGGCATGTGTGTGACCGTAGCAGACCAGATCGTATTCCGGCCCGAATGCCTGGGCTACCTTGACGGGAACCTGGGATCGCGGACCCCAGCCGTGGGTTGCGGCAATGGTCAACGGGCCAACCTGTGCCGTGAGCATCGGGTCTAGCTGTTCCACCAGTCGAGGCTCCCAGTCGCAGTTTCCACGCACACATAGGAAGCGGTCATGCTGCATGAAAAAGGACCATGTATCGAAAGTGGTGATATCGCCACAGTGAACCAGCACGTCCGCAGGGGCGAGCCACTGGTTGTAGACCCGCTCGAGCCATGGCTCGGGGGAGTGGAGGTGCGTGTCGGAAATAACGGCTAACCGCATGTCGGCAGGACTTATTCCTCGACCTTCTTGGCTCGGAATCGGATGTATGCGTCACGAACTGCGGCGTATTTGTCTACAGCGCCTTCGGTCATGACTTCGTATTCGTTACCGGTGAGCTGCAAGGAAAGCGAGTTCAGGTTTTTGTATGCGCGAATGGCTCCGAACTCGATGAGTGAGAGTTCGCCATAGGTGAGTGGGTCGAGGTAGGAATCACCAAGCCAACCGACACTGTCACGGATGGATGACGGGCCGATGAACGGCCATACAAGGTAGGCGCCATGCCCAAAACCCCATTTGCCGAGGGTTTGCCCAAGACCGTCGGCCGTCGGTTTTTCCGGCAGCCAGTTGCGCTTCATGGTCGAGGTAAAGTCGCCGAAACCGAGGAAACCCCAGGTCGTGTTGGCGATGAACATGGATGTTTCCATGTAAGCCGCGTCAAACTTGCCCTGCAATACGTTGTTCACGAAGCGAACAGGGTAGAGCATGTTGGTGAAGAAGTTGCGAACCCAGCGTCTGGGCTGCGCAGGGACCACCCAGGCGTATCCGGTGGCTACGGGCTTGAAAACATTATGGTACATGAAGTCGTTGAAGTAGAACATGGCGTAGTTGAAACCGTAAAAGGGATCAGCAACCATGTGTTTTTCATCTTCTTCATATTCACCGTCGAAAAGGTCTTCGCCATAGAGGTCGCCCTCGCCTGTGTCAGTCAGGGCCACAACGGGCGCATCTGCCGGCAGGGTCGTATCTGCGATAGCCGCAGTCGAGATGCCGAAGCACAGGAGAAGAGCGAGAACGGAGCTGAGTATCAGACGGTGTTTCATGGCAATAACTATTCGGGTGCGACGACTGTTTCGGTCGTGTCACCGCTATCCAGTTTAGTGATTCGTTCGCGTATGAGTCGCAGCAGCTCCTCGGGGGAGCCGTCGTTGAGGACTTGCGCAAATTGGGTGCGGTAGTTGGACACCATGCTCACACCCTCGGCAACAACGTCGTAAATCATCCACTGCTGCCCATTGTCCCGCAGTCTGAATTCAATACTGATCGTTTTATCCTTGTCAATGATTTCCGTGAAGACCTTGGCCTTCCGCCCCTGGATTATTTCCTTGACGTAATTGACTTTCTGCCCGCCGTAAGCCGGGATTCGCTGGAGGTAGGTCCGTTGCAGCAGGTTCACGAACGCCTCGGTCAGGTCGTCCTGCATCTGCTTGGACATCTTGAGCCACGGCTTGCCGATGGAGTACATGGTGGCAAGGCGGAAATCGACATATTGTTCGGCCGTGGCGCGAAGAGATTCCAGGGCCTGCTCTTTGTTGGCATCATCCTGCATGGCCGGATCAGACAACTTCTCGATGAGCTTGTCCGCGCCTTCCTTGACCTGATCCATCGGTGAGATGGCAGGTGCCGCAGTTCCGGCTGTTGCCAACAGGAGTATGAACAGCAGTGCTATGGTGAGTGAACGTATACGCATATTTTTCAATCCTGATTCCTATTTGGTCACATCTCCGAAAGCGAACTTGCTGATAAGGTCTTCCATATCGAGCGCCGGATTGGTGTCGAACAGCGTGTCGCCATGTCCAATCGGTTCGCCCAGTCCGCCCGGAGTTATTTTGAGATACTTGTCGCCGATGAGTCCGTTTGTTTTGACGGACACAATGGCGTCATCCGTCAGTTCGACGCTCTTGTCAATGAGCATGTGCACATTGGCGACGCCGTTTTCCTGATCCAGACCTATTGTCTCGACAGTGCCGATCTTGACGCCGTACATCTGGACGGGAGCATGGACTTTCAAGCCTGAAATATCAGTGAAATTTGCTTCTACTGTATAGTAATTGTCGCCGAAAATGCGCACATTACCGAGCTTGAAGCTCATGTACGAGACGGCGAGAAGGCCTACCAGGACGAAGACGCCCACTGCGGTTTCCTTTTTCAATTTCAACATGTTCTATCCTTTGGAGCTGAATCTTTTTCACCCATGATGCTGTCACAGTTGCGTTTGAGCACATCCTGGCTCAATGGTGGCAGCGTCAGTCTGGGGGCACTGCGTTCGGGTGCGGCCCGATCGAGAAAACTGCGTAGGTACGGATCTTCCGTTTTCTTCAGGGTTTCGATGTCGCCCTGGAAGAGCGCGCGTTGTTCGCCAAGGACGACCACATGATCCGCAAGGTTGCGCATGCTCGGGAGGTCATGGGTGACAACGATCATGGTCATGTCGAAGTTGCACATCATATCCAGAAGGAGGTGGTCCAACTCGGCAGACATGACCGGATCAAGGCCGGAGGTCGGTTCATCACAAAAGAGAACCTGGGGGTCCATGACCAGCGCACGAGCCAGTCCGGCCCGTTTGCGCATGCCGCCGGAAAGTTCATTGGGGAAGAGTTCCATGGCGTGGCCCAGGCCGACCATGGTCAGGCGGTCTTCGACAATGCGCATGATCTGCTTTTCACTGAGGCGGGTGTGTTCCCGCAGGGGCAGGGCCATGTTGTCCTTGACCCGGAGTGAACCGAGCAGTGCGCCATCCTGAAAGAGGACGCCGGTGCGCTGGCGGATGCAATGACGCTCGTTGCGCGTGAGATCGCTGATGTCATGCCCGCCAATGAAAATTTTTCCTCCGAGCGGTGGCTGGAGATTGAGGATGTGGCGCAGCAATGTGGATTTGCCCGAGCCTGAACCGCCGACAATCATACTCAGCTTGTTGCCGGGGAATTCGAGATCGAGGTCCTTGGCGATGACCTTTTCGCCGTACCCTATGGCGAGCTTTTCTGTGCGTATGCTTGGAGCGCTCATATCAACCTACCACAGGAGCGACGTCAACACGTAGTCCGCCGCAAGAATGATGACACAGGATTTGACCACCGCGTTGGTGGTGGACTGGCTCACGCCTTCAGGACCGGCATGGCCGGATCGGGTGTGGGTCCAGTAGCCCTCAAAACAGCATATGGTACAGACCAGTACGCCGAAAACAATCGACTTGATGAAGCCGCCTTCGATGTCGGCCCAGTTGAGCGATGTTTGCAGGCTGGACCAGTAGACACCTTCGTTGGCTTCGAGGAGTTTGACGCCGGTAAGCCAGCCGCCCCACATGGCGATGAGGTTGAAGAAGGCGGTGAGGATGGGAAAGCTGATGAGGCAGGCAACCAACTTGGGCGCAACCAGATAGCGCATGGGGTTGATGTCCATGATGGTCAGCGCGTCGATCTGTTCGGAAATGCGCATGACACCGATTTCAGCGGTCATGGCTGATCCGGCCCGGCCCGTGAGCATGATGGCGGTCAGCACTGGGGCCAGCTCTCGGACCATGGCCAGCGCGACACTGGTGCCGAGGAAGCCGTCTGCTCCAAACGTGGAGAGCGCATAATACAACTGCATGCCCATGACCATGCCCGTGAACAGGCCGATGAGGGCGATGACGGTCACCGACTGGACACCAATGAAGTATATCTGGCGAACGGACTTCGCAAACTGCCCCATGCCGGCGAAAATCAGCACGACCGCTTCCAGCAGGAAGAGGGTCATTCCACCGATTTCGTCCACCACTTTCCAGAACATGCTGGCGGGCAGTGCAAGGCTGAGAGAGCTTTTTTGTGCTTTTTCCGTCACGGTTAACCTGTGTTGTGGTTTAAATAGATGCGCTATCAACTATTATCATCAATTGAATAATACAGTTGTTTGAACGGGTTGAGAAAAGTAACCCATAATTTGCAGCTGGCAACGACTACGATGTACCCAAAAAAGAATGAAACGACAAGTGTTGTGCTGGGTAATCTATCGTTTTACTGTTTTTTTTCGGGGCTTTTCTATTAGGTCCGCTACTTCTTCTTGCCGTTTTTTCGGGTCCACCATGCCGGGTCGGGTCCGAGAAACCACCAATCCTTATGATCAGTCTTTACAATCGTTTCAGCAATTTCCTGTCCCCATTCGGTGCGGACGCGCTGCACGGCAATCTTCAACCATTCCCCGGCATACTTGTTCCCCATGTCCAATTCTTCTTTGAGAATGAGGATAAAATCAAGTTGATCAGCGTCCTGAGCCAGTTTGGCTTCAAGGGTGGCGGTTTCTTCCAGCTCTTCCCAGTAGCTGAGGATTTCCTCTTCCATTCCTGTGCCGCCCGTGGCGTGTTTCAATGCCATGGTCCGATCGGAATTGTTGTAGATGCGATTGACGTAGTTGAAATCGCCGGTCCGCGCTTCGTGCAGATCATGGAAAAGGCACATGTATGTCGTGCGGGCCACATCCGCTCCGGCCATCAGGGCCAGCACATGGCCGATGACCGCGGTGCGGAACGAGTGCTCGGCAACGTTCTCGCTGCCGGACCCGAGAAATTGATACCCCGTGCGGGGCGTCTTGCGAAGCATGCCGCACTCATTCAGAAAATCTACGATTCTGGTCGTTCTATCCCGACCTTTCATGTCCGCCATTATCTTCTCCGGTCCATTCGTCTTCTGCCGAAACGATGTGATTTCGATGTTATTACAGGGCAACCGGTCAGTTGTCGGTTGCCCTGCTGTTATTTGTCGGGAAAGCGTTCGGAACACAGCTCTCCGGCTGCCCCCCAGTTTTCCTTGGGAACTTCGTCGATGATGACGGTGACGGCTTCCGGGGGACAATCGAGAATGCGTACGGCCTCCCGGGTCATTGTCTCCACCAGGTCCCGCTTCTTTTCTTTGGGCAAACCGGCCCAGGTCTCAACACGAAGTATTGGCATGAAGCCTCCTAGCTGCGGTAGTCCGCATTGATGGCAACGTATTCCTTGGTCAGGTCCGAGGCAAGGAGCATGCTGCTGCCGGAACCTTCGCCAATATCAAGGTGGATGACGATATCCCGTTCGGCCATGATCGGGGCAAGCAGGTCGTCCATGTCGCCGGGTTCGGGGGTGCCGTTGCGGAACACGAGAATGCCGCCGATTTTGAGGACAAGGTCTTCGGCATTGAAATTCGCCCCGGAATAACCGGCAGCGCAAACGATGCGCCCCCAGTTGGGATCGGAGCCGAACAGCGCGGTCTTGACCAGCGGGGAGTTGCCCACGGCACGGGCCACCAGTTCGGCGTCGTGGTCGGTCTTGGCACCGGACACCTGGATGAACGCGACTTTGGTGCCTCCCTCGGCATCCATGACGATCTTGTAGGCCAAATCCTCCAGAATCGTCAGCAGGTGCTTGCGCAGGAGGATGTACTCTTCCTCGGTCTCAATGGCTACACCGGAGGCACCGTTGGCAAGGGCCATGACGCAATCGTTGGTGGAGGTGTCGCCGTCCACGGTGACGCGGTTGATGGTCAGGTTCACGCAATCGGTCAGCATGGTCTGCCACGCTTCGGTGGAGATATCCGCATCGCAGACGATGAACGAGAGCATGGTCGCCATGTTGGGCGAAATCATGCCTGCTCCCTTGCAGATGCCGAGAAGGCGGACTTCATTTCCGTCAATCTCAAAGGAGGTCTCGGCAATCTTGTGCACCGTGTCAGTGGTCATGATCGCCTTGGCGGTTTCTTCCGGGCCGACTTCGCCCAGAGAAGATGCCAGGGCGGGCATGGCCGCTTCCCATTTGGCCAGGTCGAACTGGGCACCGATGACGCCGGTGGAAGCCGGGAGCAATTCATCGGCAGGAACGCCAAGTGCCTTGGCTGCCAGATTGAGGGTTTCCCGACAATTAGCTCGGCCTTGGTCGCCGGTGCATGCGTTGGCCTGCCCGGAGTTCATCAGAAAGCCGGACATCTTGCGGCCGTCCGCCAGCATCTCCTGGCACTGAAGAACCGGTGCGGCCTTAAATTTGTTGGTGGTGAATACGCCGGCGGCAATGGCCGGGGTGTCGCTGACAATGGCCCCGAGATCGAGTTTGCCTTCATATTTGAAAGACGCCTTGGTTGCGGCGAAACGGTATCCTTTAGGTATATGCATGCAATAAGCTCCGTAACTGGTTGCTGTTTCTCAGGCCTTTTGCTGTACCTCAGAGTTGCGCCGGTGAAAAGGGGGAAGAATGGGGATCATATGATTGCCTGTTTCGATCCCCCTTGCGTTTCCGGCATGGTCGGGGCATATTCCTATGCGAACCTTTTGTTGCAAGGAGTGGATTATGACTGGACGTTTGGCGAACCTGTTTTTCGGGATAATGGCCGTGCTGCTGTTCTCCGTGCCTGCGGATGCCGGGCGCAAGGTGGATGTATCCAGCGGGCAGAAAGTGTACGTCCCCGTGTATTCCCATATCTATCAGGGACCAAAGAATCGTCCATACTATCTGTCCGCCATGCTCTCCATTCGGAATGTGGACGCCGTGAACACCATTGTGGTTTCGTCGGTCAAATACCTTGATGACGACGGCAAGATCATCAAGAGTTTTTTTGATCAGCCCATTTCCATACCGCCCATGGCGACCAAAGAGGTTTTCATCCCCGAACGCGACACATCGGGCGGGTCCGGTGCCAACTTCATTGTTATATGGGAAGCGGACAAGCAGGTTTCAGTGCCCATTATTCAGGCTGTCATGATCGGTACCGCCTCCACACAGGGGATATCCTTTGTGTGCGATGGGGTGGCCATCGAAGAGAACTAATATATTTTGAACGAACTCAAGGAAAAGGGCCGCTCCAGATGGAGTGGCCCTTTTTGTTTGGAGTGTCCCGTCCTGAAATAGGTTGACACCCAGAGGACCTATTTATGGAAGACAAATCCAAACAGCGAGTTAGACGCACCCAACGCGATTACACGATGGCCTTTAAATTGTCGGTTGTGGCACAGGTGGAAAAGGGCGAGATGACGTACAAGCAGGCTCAGGCTCTTTATGGTATTCAAGGGCGAAGCACTGTGCTGAAGTGGCTCAGGAAGCACGGCACCCTTGATTGGAGCAAGTCCATGGTACATTCCCGAAAAGACCCAAAAGCCAGAGAAACACCGGTCCAGAAGATCAAACGGCTGGAGAAAGAGCTTGAGGAAGAAAAGATCAAGACCGCGCTTCTCAATAAAATGATTGAGATTTCCGACCGCGAGTTTGGGACTTCTATAAGAAAAAAGCTTACCCCCGAGCTGCACGAAGTCTTCAGAGAGAAAGACAAATAAGCTTGTCTGCTTGTTGCAGGCAGCTCGGGGTCAGTCGGCAGTCCGTGTATCAGGCTGAAAAGCGCCATGATGCACGGGAAGCCATGTATCAGGAGGCAAAGGCCATGGTCCTGAACGTGCGGACCAGGATGCCCCGCCTTGGGACTCGAAAGCTGTACCACCTGTTGAAGGACGCATTTTCCGCAAAGGGAATCAGGCTCGGACGTGATGGGTTGTTTTCCCTGCTGCGGCGAGAGCATATGCTCATCAAGCGACGGAAAAACTATACAAAGACAACCAACTCGAAGCATTGGCTAAAAAAGCATCCCAACTTGTTGAAAGATGTTCAACCGAGATGTCCTGAGCAGGTGTTCGTAAGCGACATTACCTACGTGAATACACGTGAGCAAACATGCTATCTGTCGCTGGTGACAGATGCATTCAGCCGGAAGATAATGGGATACAACGTGAGCCGGGATCTCAGTGCGGAAAGCACAACCAAAGCGCTGGACGCGGCAGTTGAAAACAAGCGAAGGAGGGTGAATACAATTCACCATTCAGATCGAGGACTCCAATACGCTTCTTCGGTCTACCAGAGAAAACTCCAGGAATCCGGCATGGTTCCTTCCATGACAGATGGCTATGACTGCTATCAAAATGCCTTGGCGGAACGGATGAATGGAATTCTGAAGCAAGAGTTCATGGTCACCAAATGCAACGACTTTGCAGAGCTCAATACCCTGGTGAGGGAATCCGTTGAGATATACAATTCACAACGGCCACATCTCAGCCTAGGAATGAGAACGCCAAACGATGTACACGAATCAGGCTGTGGGGCTAGCCCCACAGCCTGATTGAAACCTTCAAAAACCGTCAACCTATTTCAGGACGGCTCAGAGCTGTTTTGTAATGTACGGTTCCGACTAGGCTTCCAGTTCCTTCATGAGCCATTCCTTGATGGACGGCGTCAGTTCAAGGATGCCCTTGATGCCCTTGATCTCTTCCTTCAGTTCCTTGGCGAGATCGTCGGGGATCTTCTTGGCACACAGGATGGTGGAGCCGTAGTTGTCCATCTTCATGAGAACAACCTTCGGCTCTTCCCAGGTATCGATGGCGAAATAAATGGAGTATTCGCCACTCTTGGTGACAGGCGAGCGCATGGCGTCGCGATAATTGTTGTTGCCCCACTCAAGGTACAGTGTCACTGCATCTTCGTGAATCATGTCCCAGTTGACTTCATTCAGCCATTGCTTGCAGCTATTTTCATCGCTCATATGTATCCTCCGGGTTTTGCTATTTTGAAAGATAGCACCACCTGGGAAAATGGTCCATATTTTCCCTATGGTTTGATGCCACCTGCCATGTTGTCACGCACGACATGAACCAGAAATCCGAATCCCGCGAACAGGGCCAGCACAACGGCGTCCCGCGTCCAGAGTGCCCATATGACCACTGCGGCCAGCAAAAGAACAACGGTGAACCGCCATATCTTGTAGAAGTTCCAGGGAGCGGCGATCCAGTTCTTTTCCCATTCCACGGCGCGGTCCACGAACCGCGTCCAGCGATTATCCTTGAGCACGGGGAGATTCAGATGGAAAAAACCGGCACCGAACAGGATAACACTACAGGCGAGCAGTATATAGCTGTGGGTGAGCAGAGTCAGGCAAAAGCCGATGATTGCGGCAAAGTGCAGGGTCCAGTTCCATGTGGTCTGATGTCGCCTGATAGCGAGTTTTCGTATGTCTGAGGGCGTGGTGACCATGGCCTCATGGTATCCGTGAGGCCATACATATTGCAACAAGTTAAGGTATTTTGTAGAACTGCCTTCGGAGGATTACCATGGATACTTACTTGATTTCGAGAGCGGTTGCCGAGCTGGGCGAATGTCTGAAGGTGCATGACAATGTGCTGGCTACGGCCGAGTCCTGTACCGGTGGACTGCTGGCAAGCACCTTGACCGATGTCGCGGGCAGCTCCGACTGGTTCGCCGGGTCGGTGGTGGCCTATGCCAATGCGGTGAAATCCGACCTGCTGGGCGTTTCGTCCGAGGTGTTGGAAAAGCATGGCGCGGTCTCCGAACCGGTGGTCCTTGCCATGGCCGAGGGCGTGCTGAAAACCGTGGGCGCGGATTTTTCCGTTGCCATTTCCGGGATAGCCGGTCCGTCAGGCGGTACGCCGGACAAGCCCGT from Pseudodesulfovibrio profundus encodes the following:
- a CDS encoding MlaE family ABC transporter permease, with translation MTEKAQKSSLSLALPASMFWKVVDEIGGMTLFLLEAVVLIFAGMGQFAKSVRQIYFIGVQSVTVIALIGLFTGMVMGMQLYYALSTFGADGFLGTSVALAMVRELAPVLTAIMLTGRAGSAMTAEIGVMRISEQIDALTIMDINPMRYLVAPKLVACLISFPILTAFFNLIAMWGGWLTGVKLLEANEGVYWSSLQTSLNWADIEGGFIKSIVFGVLVCTICCFEGYWTHTRSGHAGPEGVSQSTTNAVVKSCVIILAADYVLTSLLW
- a CDS encoding CinA family protein, yielding MDTYLISRAVAELGECLKVHDNVLATAESCTGGLLASTLTDVAGSSDWFAGSVVAYANAVKSDLLGVSSEVLEKHGAVSEPVVLAMAEGVLKTVGADFSVAISGIAGPSGGTPDKPVGTVWMAWAWPGGSRAKSYRFNGDRTAVKEQSVMAAINGLLGVVK
- the argJ gene encoding bifunctional glutamate N-acetyltransferase/amino-acid acetyltransferase ArgJ, with product MHIPKGYRFAATKASFKYEGKLDLGAIVSDTPAIAAGVFTTNKFKAAPVLQCQEMLADGRKMSGFLMNSGQANACTGDQGRANCRETLNLAAKALGVPADELLPASTGVIGAQFDLAKWEAAMPALASSLGEVGPEETAKAIMTTDTVHKIAETSFEIDGNEVRLLGICKGAGMISPNMATMLSFIVCDADISTEAWQTMLTDCVNLTINRVTVDGDTSTNDCVMALANGASGVAIETEEEYILLRKHLLTILEDLAYKIVMDAEGGTKVAFIQVSGAKTDHDAELVARAVGNSPLVKTALFGSDPNWGRIVCAAGYSGANFNAEDLVLKIGGILVFRNGTPEPGDMDDLLAPIMAERDIVIHLDIGEGSGSSMLLASDLTKEYVAINADYRS
- a CDS encoding IS3 family transposase (programmed frameshift) yields the protein MEDKSKQRVRRTQRDYTMAFKLSVVAQVEKGEMTYKQAQALYGIQGRSTVLKWLRKHGTLDWSKSMVHSRKDPKARETPVQKIKRLEKELEEEKIKTALLNKMIEISDREFGTSIRKKPYPRAARSLQRERQISLSACCRQLGVSRQSVYQAEKRHDAREAMYQEAKAMVLNVRTRMPRLGTRKLYHLLKDAFSAKGIRLGRDGLFSLLRREHMLIKRRKNYTKTTNSKHWLKKHPNLLKDVQPRCPEQVFVSDITYVNTREQTCYLSLVTDAFSRKIMGYNVSRDLSAESTTKALDAAVENKRRRVNTIHHSDRGLQYASSVYQRKLQESGMVPSMTDGYDCYQNALAERMNGILKQEFMVTKCNDFAELNTLVRESVEIYNSQRPHLSLGMRTPNDVHESGCGASPTA
- a CDS encoding Tgt2/MlaC family protein, with translation MRIRSLTIALLFILLLATAGTAAPAISPMDQVKEGADKLIEKLSDPAMQDDANKEQALESLRATAEQYVDFRLATMYSIGKPWLKMSKQMQDDLTEAFVNLLQRTYLQRIPAYGGQKVNYVKEIIQGRKAKVFTEIIDKDKTISIEFRLRDNGQQWMIYDVVAEGVSMVSNYRTQFAQVLNDGSPEELLRLIRERITKLDSGDTTETVVAPE
- a CDS encoding HD domain-containing protein; the protein is MADMKGRDRTTRIVDFLNECGMLRKTPRTGYQFLGSGSENVAEHSFRTAVIGHVLALMAGADVARTTYMCLFHDLHEARTGDFNYVNRIYNNSDRTMALKHATGGTGMEEEILSYWEELEETATLEAKLAQDADQLDFILILKEELDMGNKYAGEWLKIAVQRVRTEWGQEIAETIVKTDHKDWWFLGPDPAWWTRKNGKKK
- a CDS encoding metallophosphoesterase family protein — protein: MRLAVISDTHLHSPEPWLERVYNQWLAPADVLVHCGDITTFDTWSFFMQHDRFLCVRGNCDWEPRLVEQLDPMLTAQVGPLTIAATHGWGPRSQVPVKVAQAFGPEYDLVCYGHTHAQDWSVIEGVQLLNPGSLGESRSLAIVTISDDGAMDCEFIDAS
- a CDS encoding MlaA family lipoprotein, with the protein product MKHRLILSSVLALLLCFGISTAAIADTTLPADAPVVALTDTGEGDLYGEDLFDGEYEEDEKHMVADPFYGFNYAMFYFNDFMYHNVFKPVATGYAWVVPAQPRRWVRNFFTNMLYPVRFVNNVLQGKFDAAYMETSMFIANTTWGFLGFGDFTSTMKRNWLPEKPTADGLGQTLGKWGFGHGAYLVWPFIGPSSIRDSVGWLGDSYLDPLTYGELSLIEFGAIRAYKNLNSLSLQLTGNEYEVMTEGAVDKYAAVRDAYIRFRAKKVEE
- the dmpI gene encoding 4-oxalocrotonate tautomerase DmpI, producing the protein MPILRVETWAGLPKEKKRDLVETMTREAVRILDCPPEAVTVIIDEVPKENWGAAGELCSERFPDK
- a CDS encoding DUF3124 domain-containing protein, producing MTGRLANLFFGIMAVLLFSVPADAGRKVDVSSGQKVYVPVYSHIYQGPKNRPYYLSAMLSIRNVDAVNTIVVSSVKYLDDDGKIIKSFFDQPISIPPMATKEVFIPERDTSGGSGANFIVIWEADKQVSVPIIQAVMIGTASTQGISFVCDGVAIEEN
- the mlaD gene encoding outer membrane lipid asymmetry maintenance protein MlaD gives rise to the protein MLKLKKETAVGVFVLVGLLAVSYMSFKLGNVRIFGDNYYTVEANFTDISGLKVHAPVQMYGVKIGTVETIGLDQENGVANVHMLIDKSVELTDDAIVSVKTNGLIGDKYLKITPGGLGEPIGHGDTLFDTNPALDMEDLISKFAFGDVTK
- a CDS encoding ABC transporter substrate-binding protein; translation: MSKLWLFILLSISFLLPAHTGHAKPDKELVFGMSAAFTGANGEMGIEFYRGFMAYFDHVNANGGVHGRTIRVVPANDGYNPAPCFQNTLQFIKDDVFALFSYVGTPTTNHILPLLQRFVDDDVFLLFPLTGAQPHRTPPFGQFVYNLRASYFDETAGLVDNLVSVGRKRIAVFYQNDAYGRTGWDGVRRALRRHGLNIVSEAAYKRGESFSHDFSWEARLLMEKDPDAIICIGTYASQGALIRDLRDLGETIPVAGLSFANSDKMLELLHEAGRKNGRDYTSKLINSQVVPCYEDTSLPGVRLYRSLMDNYKGWSGDDDQYVPRRFSYVSFEGYLNGVVLVEMLRRMGDNPTPARIPEVIESISNFDLGIGYPVDFSKGRQGLDTVFYTTVIDGVFRPITDWTRWRK
- a CDS encoding ABC transporter ATP-binding protein; translated protein: MSAPSIRTEKLAIGYGEKVIAKDLDLEFPGNKLSMIVGGSGSGKSTLLRHILNLQPPLGGKIFIGGHDISDLTRNERHCIRQRTGVLFQDGALLGSLRVKDNMALPLREHTRLSEKQIMRIVEDRLTMVGLGHAMELFPNELSGGMRKRAGLARALVMDPQVLFCDEPTSGLDPVMSAELDHLLLDMMCNFDMTMIVVTHDLPSMRNLADHVVVLGEQRALFQGDIETLKKTEDPYLRSFLDRAAPERSAPRLTLPPLSQDVLKRNCDSIMGEKDSAPKDRTC
- a CDS encoding DVU0772 family protein, with amino-acid sequence MSDENSCKQWLNEVNWDMIHEDAVTLYLEWGNNNYRDAMRSPVTKSGEYSIYFAIDTWEEPKVVLMKMDNYGSTILCAKKIPDDLAKELKEEIKGIKGILELTPSIKEWLMKELEA